A region of Anopheles merus strain MAF chromosome 2R, AmerM5.1, whole genome shotgun sequence DNA encodes the following proteins:
- the LOC121588860 gene encoding uncharacterized protein LOC121588860: MSRLQVLLVGVLLPIATLTAPTVHLQDYFPEAATTPRYDTVPSGTATPPLQQPRAHVVEPTWITVTMPPVSYSPAGTDPKPHVMEPYVRYVPVAPLQQPPMVGQWPLHYPSMPVLPYPYHGNPWCNQPAGSYRP, translated from the exons ATGTCCCGTCTGCAAGTGCTGCTTGTCGGTGTGCTACTGCCCATCGCGACACTCACCGCCCCAACCGTG CACCTGCAGGACTACTTCCCCGAGGCAGCTACCACGCCGAGATACGACACGGTTCCATCCGGCACGGCGACACCACCGCTCCAGCAGCCCCGAGCGCACGTGGTCGAACCGACCTGGATCACGGTGACGATGCCACCGGTGAGCTACAGCCCTGCCGGGACCGATCCGAAGCCTCACGTGATGGAACCGTACGTTCGTTACGTTCCCGTCGCACCGCTGCAGCAACCGCCGATGGTGGGCCAGTGGCCGTTGCACTATCCCAGCATGCCGGTCCTGCCGTACCCGTACCACGGCAATCCGTGGTGCAACCAGCCGGCGGGCTCGTATCGGCCGTGA